A single Candidatus Zixiibacteriota bacterium DNA region contains:
- a CDS encoding metallophosphatase family protein, producing the protein MRLAFFSDVHANLEALKSVIRDFETEKIEKFFFLGDAVGYGPEPNECLSLIQKTAEVQLMGNHDYAALGLLDISYFNPYAKEAIEWTRKKLTEKSIEMISGYKIDHRFDIFHLVHSTPKEPLNWDYIFYLEEAEENFSYFNSQICLIGHSHSPFIIKKYKEKSCFLQDEPETQIEEGYKYLINIGSVGQPRDGNNKSCYLIYDSNEKKAWLKRIPYDLKRTQQKMKKANLSSYLIERLALGK; encoded by the coding sequence ATGCGTCTGGCTTTTTTCTCTGATGTGCACGCTAATTTAGAAGCACTAAAAAGCGTGATCAGAGATTTCGAGACGGAGAAAATAGAGAAGTTTTTTTTCCTGGGGGATGCCGTGGGCTACGGACCTGAACCAAACGAATGCCTGAGCCTGATCCAGAAGACGGCTGAAGTACAGCTGATGGGGAATCACGATTACGCTGCCTTAGGGCTTCTGGACATCAGCTATTTCAATCCTTACGCCAAAGAAGCTATCGAGTGGACCCGGAAGAAGCTTACCGAGAAAAGCATAGAGATGATCTCCGGCTACAAGATCGATCATCGCTTTGATATTTTCCATCTGGTCCATTCCACACCCAAAGAGCCCTTAAACTGGGACTATATCTTTTATCTGGAAGAAGCTGAGGAGAATTTTTCTTACTTTAATAGCCAGATTTGTTTAATCGGGCATTCCCATTCTCCTTTCATAATAAAAAAGTATAAGGAGAAAAGCTGTTTTCTACAGGACGAGCCAGAGACCCAGATCGAGGAGGGATACAAATACCTTATAAACATAGGCTCTGTAGGACAGCCTAGAGATGGCAACAATAAATCCTGTTACCTGATCTATGATTCAAATGAGAAAAAAGCCTGGCTTAAAAGAATTCCTTATGACCTGAAACGCACTCAGCAGAAGATGAAAAAAGCGAACTTGTCCTCTTATCTCATAGAACGGTTAGCCTTGGGGAAATAA
- a CDS encoding FHA domain-containing protein → MPEIVVKFEDKIVERVVTEKKRITIGRTQDNDIILNNRGVSRKHAQIEFNPSGAVIIDNESLNGTFVNNRKITEEFLKDNDLITIGKFNLTYRQSISKDPRLSDMDGTMVMQTRKHKDLLSKDRKEQEITQKVGCSVLLGELNVDRKECPLDKEVITLGKGTFVNIRARGFFLPKLQAKIVKENDEYLLVSLGRKGMTQVNGEEVQRHRLKNDDLIQIGKSVFRFIQRKS, encoded by the coding sequence ATGCCGGAGATAGTCGTCAAATTCGAGGACAAGATTGTCGAAAGGGTGGTTACCGAGAAGAAGAGAATAACCATCGGCAGGACTCAGGATAATGATATCATTCTGAATAACCGGGGAGTTTCCAGGAAACATGCTCAGATAGAATTCAATCCAAGCGGGGCAGTGATCATCGATAACGAGAGCCTGAATGGAACCTTCGTCAATAACCGCAAGATAACAGAGGAATTTCTAAAGGACAATGACCTGATAACCATAGGGAAATTTAACCTGACCTATCGCCAGAGCATATCCAAGGATCCTCGCCTTTCAGATATGGATGGCACTATGGTCATGCAGACTCGAAAACACAAGGACCTGTTGAGCAAAGACAGGAAAGAGCAGGAGATAACTCAAAAGGTCGGATGTTCAGTACTTTTAGGTGAACTTAACGTAGATAGAAAAGAGTGCCCTCTGGACAAGGAGGTCATCACCCTGGGCAAGGGGACTTTCGTCAATATAAGGGCTCGTGGGTTTTTCCTGCCCAAGCTTCAGGCTAAGATAGTGAAAGAAAACGATGAGTATCTGCTGGTCAGTCTGGGCAGGAAAGGGATGACCCAGGTAAATGGTGAGGAGGTCCAGAGACACAGGCTGAAAAACGATGATCTTATCCAGATAGGTAAGTCGGTTTTCCGCTTCATCCAAAGGAAAAGTTAA
- the dusB gene encoding tRNA dihydrouridine synthase DusB, whose protein sequence is MKLGNLNLSGRVILAPMAGVTDSSFRILARSFGATLTYTEMISADGLVRQNTNSLRLLYFKEEERPIGIQLYGSDPEKLASAAKEVERLKPDLIDLNFACPVKKVTKKNGGAAVLRDLGLLRKIVSSVAKSVSLPITLKIRSGWDSENIVALEVAKIAQDCGVIALTIHPRTGKSMFRGKANWDIIGEVKSKVNLTILGSGDIFSPQDVKKMIDSTGCDGVMVGRGALGNPWIFERANYYLATNELLPEPSIQEVIDVVLKHLSLSVQERGEYWGIMRMRKHLLWYIKKLPGNQELRKNIISTEKFEDLKRAFEFYLFSNTPLSERSIGAEI, encoded by the coding sequence ATGAAACTGGGAAACTTAAATCTTTCGGGCAGAGTGATTTTAGCTCCAATGGCCGGGGTAACAGACTCTTCTTTTCGGATTTTAGCCCGAAGTTTTGGGGCTACCTTAACTTATACTGAGATGATCTCAGCTGATGGGCTTGTCCGTCAAAACACTAACTCGCTGAGGCTCCTTTACTTTAAAGAGGAGGAAAGACCAATAGGGATTCAGCTCTACGGCTCAGATCCGGAGAAACTGGCCTCTGCAGCAAAAGAAGTCGAAAGGCTAAAGCCGGACCTGATCGACCTTAACTTCGCTTGTCCCGTAAAGAAAGTGACCAAGAAAAATGGGGGCGCAGCGGTGTTAAGAGATTTAGGGCTTCTAAGAAAGATCGTTTCATCTGTGGCCAAATCTGTTTCCCTTCCAATAACTCTTAAGATCAGAAGCGGCTGGGATTCAGAAAATATCGTGGCTTTAGAGGTAGCTAAGATTGCGCAAGATTGTGGAGTAATCGCCTTAACCATTCATCCCCGTACCGGCAAATCTATGTTCAGAGGAAAGGCAAATTGGGATATAATCGGAGAGGTGAAATCTAAAGTGAACCTGACTATCCTGGGCTCAGGTGATATTTTTTCTCCTCAGGATGTCAAGAAAATGATAGATTCGACCGGCTGTGATGGGGTGATGGTAGGAAGAGGTGCTCTGGGGAATCCATGGATCTTTGAAAGAGCAAACTATTATCTCGCGACAAATGAGCTTTTACCTGAACCCTCTATCCAGGAAGTGATAGATGTGGTTTTAAAGCATCTCAGTCTTTCTGTCCAGGAAAGGGGAGAGTACTGGGGAATTATGAGGATGAGAAAGCATCTTCTCTGGTATATAAAAAAACTTCCCGGGAATCAGGAATTAAGAAAAAATATAATTTCGACTGAGAAATTCGAAGATTTGAAAAGAGCATTTGAATTCTATTTATTTTCAAATACTCCTCTCTCAGAGAGGAGTATAGGGGCTGAGATTTAA
- the larB gene encoding nickel pincer cofactor biosynthesis protein LarB, with protein sequence MNPQKLLELLNKVKARKLTPQRALEYLKTLPFEDLGFARVDLHRHLRKGFPEVIYCQGKSVEQIIKIAQKIKQSGSVVLGTRIEKEVFQQVKPYFHEAKYYPQAKIFILESKRRGTHRLKGNILVISAGTSDIPVAEEAALTCEVMGNRVERLYDVGVAGIHRFLAYIDKLKKAKVIIVVAGMEGALPSVVSGLVDKLVIAVPTSIGYGTAFGGVAPLLAMLNSCASGVVVVNIDNGFGAGCAASLINQL encoded by the coding sequence ATGAACCCTCAGAAGCTGTTAGAGCTTTTAAATAAAGTAAAGGCAAGAAAGCTTACTCCCCAAAGAGCACTCGAATATCTGAAGACTCTGCCTTTTGAGGATTTAGGTTTTGCCAGAGTTGACCTCCACCGTCATCTAAGAAAAGGGTTTCCTGAAGTCATCTATTGCCAGGGGAAATCAGTTGAGCAGATAATCAAGATCGCTCAGAAGATCAAACAGTCGGGTTCGGTAGTGCTCGGGACCAGAATAGAAAAAGAGGTTTTTCAGCAAGTCAAACCTTATTTCCATGAAGCAAAATATTATCCGCAGGCAAAGATTTTTATCCTGGAGTCTAAAAGACGAGGAACTCACAGGCTAAAAGGGAATATCCTGGTCATCTCTGCTGGAACCTCAGATATTCCCGTGGCTGAAGAGGCGGCTTTGACCTGTGAGGTGATGGGAAACAGGGTGGAAAGGCTTTATGATGTGGGAGTGGCTGGGATCCATCGTTTTTTAGCATACATAGATAAGCTGAAAAAAGCAAAAGTGATAATAGTAGTTGCCGGGATGGAAGGGGCTTTGCCTTCTGTGGTATCAGGTCTGGTGGACAAACTGGTGATTGCGGTTCCTACCAGCATAGGATATGGCACTGCTTTTGGCGGGGTAGCTCCTTTGTTAGCTATGCTTAACTCCTGTGCTTCTGGAGTGGTGGTAGTAAACATAGATAATGGCTTTGGAGCAGGCTGTGCGGCAAGTTTGATAAATCAGTTGTAA
- the larC gene encoding nickel pincer cofactor biosynthesis protein LarC — MKIAYFDCFSGIAGDMIIGALLDAGLEISALKRELKKLPLTGYQVKAYKTKKKGIRGTKFEVKAPEEKIHRNLKDIFKIIDKSSLDKKIRDDSKKIFKRLAEAEAKVHGVSVDKIHFHEVGGVDAIIDIVGAVIGLDILEVDKIYSSPLSFGKGFVKFSHGKFPVPAPATVELCKNIPVRYTDIEGELVTPTGAAIITTLAEFSPRLDFKIEKIGYGAGSADLKEIPNLLRVMTGEKNLDLEQDEILVLETNIDNTTPEVLGYLTEKLIEKGALDVYLVPIIMKKGRPGTILSVICKVDKLNELSSLIFSETGTIGLRTQFHLRKKLPRKIKVVETRFGKARVKIITDGEKIHISPEYEDCKILAEKNNLPLKQIYREVEKSFWSGVGDRASFCS; from the coding sequence ATGAAAATCGCTTATTTTGACTGTTTCTCCGGCATTGCCGGGGATATGATTATAGGTGCTCTGCTGGATGCGGGGCTGGAGATTTCGGCTCTAAAAAGAGAGCTTAAGAAACTTCCTTTGACAGGATATCAAGTCAAAGCTTATAAAACTAAAAAAAAGGGAATCAGAGGGACGAAATTTGAGGTCAAAGCACCTGAAGAGAAGATTCACAGAAATCTGAAAGATATATTCAAAATAATTGATAAAAGTTCTCTGGATAAAAAAATCAGGGATGATTCTAAAAAGATATTCAAGAGGTTAGCTGAGGCTGAAGCAAAAGTCCACGGTGTAAGCGTCGACAAAATCCATTTTCACGAAGTGGGTGGAGTGGATGCGATAATCGATATCGTGGGTGCGGTTATAGGCTTGGACATTCTTGAAGTCGATAAAATCTATTCATCTCCGCTTTCTTTTGGAAAAGGATTTGTCAAATTCTCCCACGGAAAATTTCCGGTTCCTGCTCCAGCCACAGTCGAGCTTTGTAAAAATATCCCGGTAAGATACACTGATATCGAAGGAGAGCTGGTTACTCCGACCGGTGCGGCGATCATAACTACCTTAGCTGAATTTTCACCTAGGCTGGATTTCAAAATTGAAAAGATAGGTTATGGCGCTGGCTCAGCAGATTTGAAGGAAATTCCTAACCTCTTGAGAGTGATGACTGGTGAAAAGAACCTTGATTTAGAGCAGGATGAAATCCTGGTTTTGGAGACCAACATAGACAATACCACTCCTGAGGTTTTAGGATATCTCACTGAGAAGCTGATAGAAAAAGGTGCACTGGATGTATACCTTGTGCCTATCATTATGAAAAAAGGAAGGCCCGGAACCATTCTCTCGGTCATCTGTAAGGTTGACAAATTGAATGAGCTTTCCTCTCTTATCTTTTCTGAGACCGGAACTATAGGACTACGGACTCAGTTTCATTTAAGAAAAAAACTTCCCCGAAAGATTAAAGTGGTTGAAACTAGGTTTGGAAAAGCAAGGGTAAAGATAATAACTGATGGGGAGAAAATTCATATTTCTCCTGAATATGAAGATTGCAAAATCTTGGCTGAGAAAAATAATTTGCCTTTAAAACAAATCTACCGCGAAGTCGAAAAAAGTTTCTGGTCAGGCGTAGGGGATAGAGCATCGTTCTGTTCATAA
- a CDS encoding class I SAM-dependent rRNA methyltransferase, producing the protein MEKIRLRKSEDKRIREGHLWVFSNEIDEPIEAKGEGEVVEVHDSRGGFLAKGYYNRHSLIAIRVLTYEKDQKIDQDFFFKRMEQALKYRHRIYPQLSSYRVVYSEGDFLPGLIIDKYEKNLVLQILTLGMERFENEIIKACEKLFLPVRIVLRNDTFFRELEGLVQGVKIVKGDIENPALIEEFGLKFFVDLKEGQKTGFFFDQKENRLMGAIYAKGRKVLDCFCYTGAWGISSAKNGAKGILAIDSSEKSLELAQKNAKLNEVDKLCTFVKGDSFEVLRGLAQKGEKFDMVILDPPAFVKSKSKLVEGMKGYKEINLQGLKLLDKGGILISCSCSHNFSKDLFMEMLKSAAKDAHKTLRLIEFRTQAKDHPILLSMPETEYLKCAILEVI; encoded by the coding sequence TTGGAAAAGATAAGATTAAGAAAGAGTGAGGATAAAAGGATAAGAGAAGGGCATCTATGGGTTTTTTCTAACGAGATTGATGAACCCATAGAAGCAAAAGGGGAAGGGGAAGTTGTAGAAGTGCATGACTCCAGAGGTGGCTTTCTGGCAAAAGGATATTATAATCGCCATTCTCTAATTGCAATCAGGGTCTTGACCTATGAGAAGGATCAGAAAATAGATCAGGATTTCTTTTTCAAAAGGATGGAGCAGGCTTTAAAATACAGGCATAGGATTTATCCCCAGCTTTCATCCTACAGAGTGGTCTACTCTGAGGGCGACTTTTTACCTGGTTTGATCATAGATAAATATGAGAAGAATTTGGTCCTGCAGATTTTGACTTTAGGGATGGAGAGATTTGAAAATGAAATAATCAAGGCTTGCGAGAAGTTATTTCTGCCAGTGCGGATAGTTTTGCGGAACGATACCTTTTTTAGAGAGTTGGAGGGTCTGGTGCAGGGGGTAAAGATCGTCAAAGGCGATATCGAAAATCCAGCTCTGATCGAGGAGTTTGGCTTGAAATTCTTTGTGGATTTAAAAGAAGGGCAGAAGACCGGTTTTTTCTTTGACCAGAAGGAAAACCGGCTCATGGGTGCGATTTATGCTAAAGGAAGAAAAGTACTGGATTGTTTTTGTTACACCGGCGCCTGGGGAATATCTTCAGCTAAGAACGGAGCAAAAGGGATTTTGGCAATTGATAGCTCCGAGAAAAGTCTAGAGCTGGCGCAGAAGAATGCGAAGTTAAATGAGGTCGATAAGCTCTGCACTTTTGTAAAAGGGGATTCCTTCGAGGTCTTACGAGGGTTAGCACAAAAGGGTGAAAAATTCGATATGGTTATCTTAGACCCACCGGCTTTTGTGAAAAGCAAAAGCAAATTGGTTGAGGGTATGAAAGGCTATAAAGAGATTAATCTCCAAGGTCTGAAACTTCTGGACAAAGGGGGGATATTAATTTCCTGTTCTTGCTCGCATAATTTTTCCAAAGACCTTTTTATGGAGATGCTTAAATCAGCCGCCAAAGATGCCCATAAGACCCTCCGCCTGATCGAATTCCGCACCCAGGCAAAAGACCACCCTATCCTTCTGTCCATGCCGGAGACCGAATATCTGAAATGTGCGATTTTAGAGGTGATTTAG
- a CDS encoding helix-turn-helix domain-containing protein translates to MLNLTREEAQRYKVISEVTEEYLKVKEAAELLGLSERQIYRIKARVQREGGGGVIHRSKGKKSPRWITMKVKDKIGQLYKTKYRGFNLTHMTEYLNSEERIRVSRESVRQILLEKGSYIKKKSYPRHRQWREPSYREGQMVQSDTSDLDWLEGIRPRRTRLYLIGGVDDATSKVAGAAFVLTDGVRENTGLKGNILIPNLAGL, encoded by the coding sequence ATGTTAAACCTGACGAGGGAAGAGGCCCAGAGGTATAAAGTAATTTCGGAAGTAACTGAGGAGTACCTTAAGGTCAAGGAGGCGGCAGAGCTTTTAGGGTTAAGCGAGCGACAGATATACCGGATAAAGGCACGAGTTCAGAGAGAGGGAGGAGGGGGAGTAATTCACAGGAGCAAGGGTAAGAAGAGTCCTCGCTGGATAACTATGAAGGTGAAGGATAAGATAGGTCAGCTTTACAAGACCAAATACCGAGGTTTTAATCTTACCCATATGACAGAGTATTTGAACAGCGAGGAGAGGATAAGGGTTTCGAGGGAATCTGTGAGGCAGATATTGTTGGAGAAGGGTTCTTATATCAAGAAGAAGAGCTATCCCAGGCACAGGCAGTGGAGGGAGCCTTCTTATAGAGAGGGTCAGATGGTTCAATCTGACACCTCGGATCTTGACTGGCTGGAGGGGATCCGCCCGAGGCGGACAAGGCTTTATCTGATTGGGGGTGTAGATGATGCCACCAGTAAGGTGGCCGGGGCAGCGTTTGTGCTGACAGATGGGGTAAGGGAGAATACCGGCTTAAAGGGGAATATCCTTATACCCAATTTAGCAGGGCTTTAA
- a CDS encoding radical SAM protein, whose protein sequence is MNVLPLKKGIIYGPVDSRRLGFSLGINLLPTDKKYCSFNCIYCHYGFDDVHTLELKDETDQVPTPQEVKQALEDYLKIDKNINYITFSGNGEPTLHPHFSEIVDIVKKVRDEYVPEVKVTILSNSSTVDRPEIRKALEKIDLRIMKLDCGNEKTWRQLNHPFKTLSYEKTVENLKKLKGIIIQTIFVKGRVDNTRDEEVNEWISRLKQIQPDKVQIYTCDRPVPDKGIEKVPKDVLKKIAERAEKETKIQVNVF, encoded by the coding sequence ATGAACGTTTTGCCATTAAAAAAAGGGATAATCTATGGTCCGGTTGATTCCAGAAGATTAGGGTTTTCCCTGGGGATAAATCTCCTACCCACTGATAAAAAATATTGCTCTTTTAATTGCATTTACTGCCATTACGGGTTTGACGATGTTCATACTTTAGAGCTGAAAGATGAGACCGACCAGGTGCCCACTCCTCAAGAGGTAAAACAGGCATTGGAGGATTATCTGAAAATAGACAAAAATATAAATTATATCACCTTTTCCGGGAATGGCGAGCCGACTCTTCATCCTCATTTCTCCGAGATCGTGGATATCGTCAAGAAGGTGAGGGATGAGTATGTTCCTGAAGTTAAGGTTACCATTCTTTCAAATTCCTCAACTGTGGACCGGCCTGAGATAAGAAAAGCTTTAGAGAAAATAGATCTCAGGATAATGAAATTAGACTGTGGCAATGAGAAAACCTGGAGGCAGTTGAACCATCCTTTCAAAACCTTAAGTTATGAGAAAACCGTCGAGAACCTGAAAAAACTGAAAGGGATAATAATCCAGACCATCTTCGTCAAAGGCAGAGTCGATAATACAAGGGACGAGGAAGTAAATGAGTGGATTTCAAGATTAAAACAGATACAGCCGGATAAGGTCCAGATCTACACCTGCGACCGCCCAGTTCCGGATAAAGGTATTGAAAAGGTTCCAAAAGATGTATTAAAGAAAATAGCGGAGAGGGCAGAAAAAGAAACCAAAATCCAGGTGAACGTATTCTGA
- a CDS encoding DUF6485 family protein → MKQCDNLKDNLAFCTCTYEPCERKGKCCECLRYHQKSKELPACFFSKEVEKTYDRSLRRFLQCYK, encoded by the coding sequence ATGAAACAATGTGACAATCTAAAAGATAATTTAGCCTTCTGCACCTGCACTTATGAGCCTTGTGAAAGAAAAGGGAAATGCTGTGAATGTCTCAGATACCACCAGAAGTCAAAAGAGCTTCCTGCCTGCTTTTTCTCCAAAGAGGTGGAAAAAACCTATGACCGGTCATTGAGAAGATTTTTGCAGTGTTACAAATGA
- a CDS encoding dockerin type I repeat-containing protein, with product MLLRTVSHCEFPAGTKQSVYSCSCGNWNSRKRAVREIQFPNQLRSLFILFLFLLLSFTPFNNPYSQTLHPNPDSIPFAPAVNYSVGGDPFSVFCADLDGDTDLDLAVANRYSDNVCILLNLSNYARPDSFSLIFPTNYDSVKTPVTLSWQKSIDPDPNDTVRYGLYLSRSIVFNPDSTIIIDSLLDTDFTDSLGIKNWYWEVKAYDKWGAVRWSDQTWSLYVYLCGDCNGDGFINVADVVYAINYLFKGGPSMKPLVAGEVNCDGKVTVSDVVYTINYLFKGGPKPCQGCP from the coding sequence ATGCTTTTGAGAACAGTTAGTCATTGCGAGTTCCCTGCGGGAACGAAGCAATCCGTTTACTCTTGTTCTTGCGGGAATTGGAATTCCCGCAAGAGGGCGGTTCGGGAAATCCAATTCCCGAACCAACTCAGGTCTTTATTTATCCTTTTCCTCTTTTTACTTTTATCCTTCACCCCATTCAATAACCCTTATTCCCAAACTCTTCACCCCAACCCCGATTCCATCCCCTTCGCCCCAGCGGTGAACTATAGTGTAGGAGGTGATCCTTTTTCTGTTTTTTGTGCGGATTTAGATGGGGATACGGATTTAGACCTGGCAGTGGCAAATAGGTATAGCGACAATGTCTGTATCCTTTTAAACTTAAGCAATTATGCTCGTCCAGATTCTTTTTCCTTGATCTTCCCGACAAATTATGACTCTGTCAAAACACCTGTGACTCTTTCCTGGCAGAAATCTATCGACCCTGACCCGAATGACACGGTTCGCTATGGTTTATATCTCAGCCGTTCTATTGTCTTTAACCCTGACTCGACCATAATCATTGACAGCCTGCTGGATACTGATTTTACAGATAGCCTTGGAATTAAGAATTGGTATTGGGAAGTAAAAGCCTATGACAAATGGGGAGCGGTAAGGTGGTCAGACCAGACCTGGAGTTTGTATGTTTATCTGTGCGGAGATTGTAACGGGGATGGGTTTATCAACGTAGCAGATGTAGTCTATGCAATAAACTATCTATTCAAGGGTGGTCCTTCGATGAAACCATTGGTCGCAGGCGAGGTGAACTGTGATGGTAAAGTTACCGTTTCTGACGTGGTTTATACGATAAATTATCTGTTCAAAGGAGGACCCAAGCCCTGTCAGGGTTGTCCGTAA
- a CDS encoding NADH-quinone oxidoreductase subunit A, producing MPSDYAFVGLFLVFGVVFVLFVFLLSKLIAPYKPNPVKQANYECGEVPIGQGWIQFNVRYYLFAIIFVIFDVEVVFLFPWAVVYKSLGFFAFIEMLIFIAILIFGLVYVWRKGALKWV from the coding sequence ATGCCAAGCGATTATGCTTTTGTAGGACTTTTTCTGGTATTCGGGGTGGTTTTCGTCCTTTTTGTCTTTCTTCTTTCGAAACTTATTGCCCCGTATAAACCAAACCCGGTCAAACAGGCAAATTACGAATGTGGTGAGGTGCCAATCGGGCAGGGGTGGATTCAGTTTAATGTCCGGTATTATCTTTTTGCCATAATCTTCGTGATTTTCGATGTCGAGGTGGTTTTCTTATTCCCCTGGGCTGTGGTCTACAAGAGCTTAGGTTTTTTTGCTTTCATTGAGATGTTAATATTTATCGCTATCCTTATATTCGGATTAGTTTATGTGTGGAGAAAAGGAGCTTTGAAATGGGTGTGA
- a CDS encoding NADH-quinone oxidoreductase subunit B — MNKIPVYVEKLPGGAIITAKLDDVLNYARASSMWYLLFGLACCAVELMATGASRYDFDRFGMFFRASPRQSDLMIVAGTLTKKMAPRIKRLYDQMPEPKYVIAMGGCVISGGPFRYDCYSVEKGVDHIIPVDVYIPGCPPRPESLMEGCLKLQEKIKKQKIQDWA, encoded by the coding sequence ATGAATAAAATCCCGGTTTACGTGGAGAAGCTGCCGGGCGGTGCTATCATAACTGCAAAATTAGACGATGTGCTGAACTATGCGCGCGCCAGCTCGATGTGGTATCTTTTGTTCGGACTTGCTTGCTGTGCAGTCGAGCTGATGGCAACAGGTGCATCCAGGTACGATTTTGACCGTTTCGGGATGTTCTTCAGAGCCTCACCCAGGCAGTCAGACTTAATGATTGTGGCTGGAACTTTAACCAAAAAAATGGCTCCACGCATAAAAAGGCTTTATGACCAGATGCCTGAGCCGAAATACGTTATCGCTATGGGTGGGTGTGTTATCAGCGGTGGTCCTTTTAGATATGACTGCTATAGCGTGGAAAAAGGGGTTGACCATATAATCCCGGTGGATGTTTATATACCTGGATGCCCTCCTCGTCCGGAATCTTTAATGGAAGGCTGTTTGAAACTGCAGGAGAAGATAAAAAAGCAGAAAATTCAGGATTGGGCTTAG
- a CDS encoding NADH-quinone oxidoreductase subunit C, translating into MSPEEIKKILTEKFPDKLKEAKILGFEPTFVVEKDSLLDVCLFVKESKELSFDLLSCMSGADYPDRFEMVYLLFSFSNKHKMSLKVQLPKDNPEVESVTAVWKGADWYERETAELYGIKFKNHPDLRPLLLPEDWNEGYPLRKDWTGKDFLKLPDIK; encoded by the coding sequence ATGAGTCCAGAAGAGATTAAAAAAATACTCACAGAGAAATTTCCGGATAAGCTAAAAGAAGCTAAAATTCTTGGCTTTGAGCCTACTTTTGTTGTGGAGAAAGATTCACTTCTCGACGTGTGCCTGTTCGTCAAAGAATCAAAAGAGCTTAGCTTTGATCTGCTCTCCTGTATGTCAGGGGCTGATTATCCTGACAGGTTTGAGATGGTCTACCTTCTGTTTTCGTTTTCCAACAAGCATAAGATGAGCCTGAAGGTTCAACTGCCCAAAGATAATCCAGAGGTTGAATCTGTTACCGCTGTCTGGAAAGGAGCTGACTGGTATGAAAGGGAGACAGCAGAACTTTACGGGATAAAATTCAAAAACCATCCAGATTTAAGACCTTTGCTTTTGCCTGAGGATTGGAACGAGGGGTATCCTTTGAGAAAAGACTGGACCGGAAAAGATTTTCTAAAACTGCCGGATATAAAATGA